In Calonectris borealis chromosome Z, bCalBor7.hap1.2, whole genome shotgun sequence, a single genomic region encodes these proteins:
- the LOC142075426 gene encoding avidin-like, with protein sequence MGSGAFALVLTLALAGCITPAERKCLLSGLWQSNTGCRMVVSALGKDGRFSGSYLPGPAAGDSEILNSPLEGSQQDAGLVSQPTFSFTVCWRLRGSETARTTAFLGQCYVGTNREETLHAL encoded by the exons ATGGGGAGCGGTGCCTTTGCCCTGGTCCTCACCCTGGCCCTGGCAGGATGCATCACCCCTGCGGAGAGGAAG TGCCTCCTCTCTGGGTTGTGGCAGAGCAACACCGGCTGCCGGATGGTTGTGTCTGCCCTTGGCAAGGACGGCAGATTCTCTGGTTCCTACCTGCCAGGGCCTGCTGCTGGTGACTCCGAAATCCTCAACTCGCCACTGGAGGGGTCCCAACAGGATGCGGGGCTGGTCTCACAGCCCACCTTCTCCTTCACTGTGTGCTGGCGGCTCCGAG GCTCGGAGACAGCCCGGACGACCGCCTTCCTGGGCCAGTGCTATGTGGGCACCAACAGGGAGGAGACCCTGCATGCTCTGTGA